One window from the genome of Accipiter gentilis chromosome 35, bAccGen1.1, whole genome shotgun sequence encodes:
- the C35H17orf49 gene encoding chromatin complexes subunit BAP18: GSGPSTGPSPGPGLETSLGASCGPSSGPGAGANPSTVPGRCWSWCCPSAGVGSGPDAGPGCRSRSWVPVPVPVPSGCGSPQVGEIFSAAGAAFTKLGELTMQLHPVSDSSPAGAKWTEPELELLRAAVKRFGEDLNRISALIKDRTVAQIKATAKRKAYEDSGVPLPADSPKKGPRKGGGGGAPQVGAPPGTPHDPPGPPGKKQKVADVTLSDAEATGDLVDIEGLSETPPAKKLNFDQDSLNLDSGTLGPPGDRPLLSS, encoded by the exons GGTTCTGGTCccagtactggtcccagtccGGGTCCTGGGCTGGAAACCAGTCTGGGTGCCAGTTGTGGTCCCAGTTCGGGTCCTGGTGCTGGTGCCAACCCCAGCACGGTCCCAGGACGGTGCTGGTCCTGGTGCTGTCCCAGCGCCGGTGTCGGTTCTGGTCCCGATGCCGGTCCTGGGTGCCGGTCCCGGTCCTGggtgccggtcccggtgccggtgccgtcAGGCTGCGGGTCCCCGCAGGTGGGCGAGATCTTCTCGGCGGCGGGCGCAGCCTTCACCAAACTGGGGGAGCTGACCATGCAGCTGCACCCCGTGTCCGACTCCTCCCCGGCCGG agCCAAATGGACGGAGCCGGAGCTGGAGCTGCTCCGGGCAGCGGTGAAACGCTTCGGGGAGGACCTGAACCGCATCAGCGCCCTCATCAAGGACCGCACGGT GGCTCAGATCAAAGCGACGGCCAAGCGCAAAGCCTACGAGGACAGCGGCGTTCCCCTCCCTGCCGACTCCCCCAAAAAAGGACCCCggaaaggaggcggggggggggcaccccaagtTGGGGCCCCCCCGGGGACACCCCACGACCCACCCGGTCCTCCTGGGAAGAAGCAGAAAGTTGCAG atgtcACCCTGAGTGACGCCGAAGCCACCGGGGACCTCGTGGACATCGAGGGGCTCAGTGAGACCCCCCCCGCCAAGAAGCTCAACTTCGACCAGG aCAGCTTGAACCTTGACTCGGGGACGCTCGGCCCCCCCGGAGACCggcctctgctctccagctga